atattctagcttgttcaaaatagccaccctttgctctgattactgctttgcagacTCTTGGCATTCGctacatgagcttcaagaggtagtcacctgtgTTAGGTGTAGAAGTGCGTGcaccccaaggatgcagagacgtacaAAGTTCGTCTTTATTTGGACGTAAGGTTTCCAAATATATCTTTATAACACAAGGCGATGGTGGAgcacaaaacacaccatgaacgAAATGAAATAGTTGCTACCAAAAAACGAACCAAAAGCGCTGGACACAGTCAGGAAAATACTATATGGAAAAAGTAAACCAAAAGTGCTAAGTATAAACATAAAACGCTAGACGAGGCTAGGGGAAAAAAAGACTTCTAGAAAGAAGTAACAACAACAAACTAAAAGATCTAGACAAGGCTAGAGATACAATCACCTCGTGGCGAGGAGCACGAGTCAAACTAAGTGAGCCGAAGGAGCGTACGCATGGGAGCAATACGGTGGTGAGACACAAAGTTCCGGCAACTCGCATGGCGTCAGCACCCAGGTTAAATAGACCCCACTAATCAATCTCAGGTGTTTGCTCCTGCTTTGCACCAGCTGCGCTCCATACTGTGGATGAGAGACAGAGACAAATATGGTGTGCCAAAGagtacagaaaataagcaacGGACAAACAACTCACCACatcctgaaatggttttcacttcacaggtgtgccttatcagggttgattagtggaatttcttgctttctGTCTTGCCtgtggtgagggcggtcgcatttttcTCCGCTTCCTCCTTTCCCAGCTTGCTCTCTTCgtttttgtcttgtctgaactttttttgaagcctctttctttgcgctgtcctcaaatctaaacatcgggcatggatatgatcagctggactctcgacgcaattgacaaagtcttttcgacgaggaaaagaggttcgggggagcctggctgccatGATGGAACCATTgttgcggggtacgtgagagactcctgggataaatggagaatcatgtgcctctcggTCCTGTCCATCGAGGACGtgagacatctacctatttggaaccgtgatcgtggggcacttgctgattgggctgggcattgctctggtgtttcgtcaaattcgtaagacgatggcagccactcaaggagcccaaaggctgttcgtcgcagTGGAAGGTTTGGGCAGGGCTCTGGGAACACAGACAgtggcgatttctgaactaaatTGCAGGATGGATCACgtcatggagaagtttgctgaaaaggaagattgaattgaatttgagactaataacagacaagtcattgttttgtctgttcgcgaaaaacaaacatcctaatctatgatttgactccctcaaatAGCCTTGACGCTACGACCAGGCTGTTCCGAAAAACACCAACGATGGACGCTTTCGACCTCCCTCCTTTctctgaaaaacacccccgaggacacctcaatgatggacgcttttgacctccttCCTTTCTCAacaacacctggagtcgaacttttgcagatcggcctcagtctacaaaaacattacaccatcacacctaagacaattgggcacacacgcacacacctgccctcccccaccccacgccttcaccaccgcttgtttTTCCCCTCGGGGCCTTCCAGGGCTCcaactcccccccaccccccctgtgTGAGTTgttgtgattaaatgtaacgtgtttatgtgtgcattgcaaattAGGTTTTTCCACTTGGACTCAATCCAGACCACGTCCCgtgggtccagcctttgactaAAAATTGTTTTACTCTTTCCTCCCCTTTCCCAATACCACCTTTTTAAGGAGTGCCATAAAAATGGCTGATctgttggcggtcccgtcttgtctccctcTAACGTATgactgctcttagtgggactgtgtcgaaaatgtacttttcagttcttatgtgtcttgtgcatgttaagaattgacaataaatcatTTCCATTCCCATTCCCATTTCCATTTATCAATAGGGAGCGGGCCATCAGTTTGGTTGTGAATGATAAGGTCTGTCcgaatttttatatatatatatatatatatatatatatatatatatatatatatatatatatatatttatatatatatatatatatatatatatatatatatatatatatatatatatatatatataccgtatattataTTGTTTTTGGTTGTTGTTCTTTTGGCcaaatttgttttctttctttatttatttctgtctttctttctttctttctaaagtcaaatacaaactaAAGTGTACATGCAGCATGCAAGAAGTTAGGAGCTTTGCATCCAGAGGTATGAGAAAGGTGTAGCCGCCCTGGTGAGCAGCACATTGTAGGCCCTTCGGAATTGTCGATTCATGACGGCGTAGAGTATGGGGTTGATGCAGCTGTTGAGCCAGGTGAGGTTGGAACACAACATGTGCAACACCCGCGGGGCGCTGCTGCGTTTATCGGCAATGTTGAGTAACATGAAGGGGAAGAAGCAAAACACAAAAGACAGGAAAACCCCAAAGCACATGCGCGTCACACGCTTGAATTCTAAATCTTCTCCTGAGCTGGCAGGGTTTGAAGGTGGCACTCTTCCAACGTCAGCGTTTGGCTTGTGCGCAGATGGTTTCTTTGAGGTCTTGCATTGCATATTTTGGAGGGGATCCTCCATCTCTGTGAGTTTGCCCTGGGTGCCCAGCTCGCTGCTGCAAGTGGCCATGCTGTTCCTCACGCTGCTCTCGTCTGTTTCCGGGGCTTTTTTCTTGGAAGACCGGCGGCTGAACCTGTAGCGTAGCAAGGCCAGCGACACGAGCCGCACGCGTCGGTAAATGAGGAAGTTGAAGGTGCCGACGCAGGCCAGTCCCacgaagaagtagaagaagagcAGAATGGTGGTGTAGGGCCGACCCCTGATTCGGTGGAAGCTGCAGATGCACACCTGAGGCACAAACACATAAACGGACCAGAGCGGGCCGGAGCAGGCCAGGCCGAGCGCCCACGTTGCAATCAGGAGGCAAGCCAGTCCGCGGTCTGAGAAGACACGGTCGAACACTGCCCTTTTCTCAACCAGTAAGTAGCGACTGATAGCCACCAAGCAGAGAGTCATAGTGGAGACAGAGTTGGAGAGGAAGAGCAGCAGGCCAAAGATTCTGCACCAGAGCTCGCCGCTTCGCCATCTGAGGTGGAGGTAGGAGTCGACGGAAATGGGCTGCAGCACGGTGCAGTACAGGAGGTCAGCCAGAGCCAGGTTGACAATCAGCACATTAAAGCGGGTCCTCAGTTGGGAGTCTGAGGCAAACGCCAGAATGGTCATCAGGTTCCCCACTGTGCCGGTGACGGTGACGGAACATCCCCACAGCACGGCAAAGTAGCGGTAGACCTCCACTGAAGGACTGTAGCAGGAGAAGCCATCCTCTGTTTGGTTGGTGAGGGTCTGCAGCATCCTGTCAAAAGAAAAGTTCAGTTAAgttaagtttaagtaccaatgattgtcacacacacaccaggtgtggtgaaattcgtcctttgcatttgacccaatgAACCTCAGCGTCTGTCATGTCACGGAAAAGTCCATTCTCACAAACTCCACGAATGGTGCGTTCATTTCGGTACTGGGAAGTTGGATTTTCCAAGTCCCTCGTCGGAAATTTCAACTGGAACCTCCCCCTGGGTCGGCATTTTTTACTCAGAAAGTGGGAGAGTCCTCAGCATTCTTGAAATGGTTTACAACGATAATATAATTTGAAGTTATTCAAGATTGTGGAAATGCACGTTATTGAAGATTGAAttcaaagtctccctactaactcaccagtgcctccatggacatgcccccgtctacctcaaagaactgctcacccccaaatcctccacacgacacctgcgctccaaacaggctaacctcctccaacctccaaggacaaagctacaaactatgGTAGACCGGGTGTAACGACCTGGTCGCATGGTGATGTggatttgttctcccaggaatgttgacgagcctcggacacagcgtgaaggtaagaacaaatgatttatttaaaattaaatcagaccctaacaaagaaaaacttgctcaaagcacaaaaggcaaaacaaaagagctagcatgtgagctagaagatAAAAGGCCTAGTgaggaagctagcaagtacagaaccgggaacaaaagtcgttacttgttgtgggaacacaaactacgaagcctgacagactgacgggagaaggcggGCTTGAATAACGACCGTGATTACAAAAACAGCTGTGCGTCTggaacaagtggcaggtgaagaTAATACGTAGCTATAGAAACAaactgagaagtgcacaaacagactcaaaaatctaaacataatATAATCCGGGCAGCGGATTATAACAGGACCCCCCCTtaagggacagattccagatgtcccctgGAAAAACTTAAAACCCCCCAACTATTAGAAAGTTTATGagtcaagggagggcggagggtcgCCAGGCCACCTGTCCCCAAATCCACCggggacaagtcaagtggcggcggccgCTGCGCCGCTGCCGCAATTGTCtaggcgggcgacctcgaaaaggccacattggtGGCTACCGAGAAAGTGGCCGTGAGTGGCGCCAGAAGATAATCAGCCGTAGAGTTCTATGACAACGTCTTGGGTGTCGCTGCTGTTTGCGCCACTGGCTTCCATACACTGACCTCCGAGTGAGCCGCTTACAGGCCCCTGACTGCTGCTTTTGCAGCAGGCCAGCTCGAGGTCGCTGAGACGTCGTCGTGGGAACAGGAGACGGAGTCGTCGTCGCCGTGAGAGCAGGAGGCGGAGccgtcgtcgccgtggaagcaggaggcggagCCGTCGCCGCCGTGGAATCAGGAGGTGTAGCCGTCCTCGCTgtggaagcaggaggcggagCCGTCGTCGCCAtcgccgtggaagcaggaggcggcGCCGTCGTCGTTGTGGAAGCCGGTGCTGGTGTGGGCGCCAGCCTTGGAGCGGTTGCTGTTGTGAGCTCCAGCCTTGGAgcgggtgctggtgtgggctccagccttggagcgggtgctggtgtgggctccagccttggagcgggtgctggtgtgggctccagccttggagcggGTGCAGGTGTGGTCTCCAGCCTTAGAGCGGGTGcaggtgtgggctccagccttggagcggGTGAAGGTGTGGGAACCAGTCTTTGAgcgggtgctggtgtggaaatCAGTCTTTGAGCGGGTGCTGGTGTTGAAATcagacttggagcaggtgctagtgtggaaaccagacatggagcaggtgctggtgtggaaaccagacttagacaggtgctggtgtggaaaccagacttggatcatgtgctggtgtggaaaccagacttggatcACGttctggtgtggaaaccagacttggatcaggtgctggtgtggaaaccagactaggatcaggtgctggtgtggaaaccagacttggatcACGttctggtgtggaaaccagacttggatcaggtgctggtgtggaaaccagactagGATCAGGTGctgtgtggaaaccagacttggggaAGGTGGCCTAGCCAGAGGTTGTGG
Above is a genomic segment from Nerophis ophidion isolate RoL-2023_Sa linkage group LG02, RoL_Noph_v1.0, whole genome shotgun sequence containing:
- the LOC133545109 gene encoding G-protein coupled receptor 84-like encodes the protein MLQTLTNQTEDGFSCYSPSVEVYRYFAVLWGCSVTVTGTVGNLMTILAFASDSQLRTRFNVLIVNLALADLLYCTVLQPISVDSYLHLRWRSGELWCRIFGLLLFLSNSVSTMTLCLVAISRYLLVEKRAVFDRVFSDRGLACLLIATWALGLACSGPLWSVYVFVPQVCICSFHRIRGRPYTTILLFFYFFVGLACVGTFNFLIYRRVRLVSLALLRYRFSRRSSKKKAPETDESSVRNSMATCSSELGTQGKLTEMEDPLQNMQCKTSKKPSAHKPNADVGRVPPSNPASSGEDLEFKRVTRMCFGVFLSFVFCFFPFMLLNIADKRSSAPRVLHMLCSNLTWLNSCINPILYAVMNRQFRRAYNVLLTRAATPFSYLWMQSS